One window of the Saccopteryx bilineata isolate mSacBil1 chromosome 2, mSacBil1_pri_phased_curated, whole genome shotgun sequence genome contains the following:
- the RND1 gene encoding rho-related GTP-binding protein Rho6, producing MKERRAPQPVVARCKLVLVGDVQCGKTAMLQVLAKDCYPETYVPTVFENYTACLETEEQRVELSLWDTSGSPYYDNVRPLCYSDSDAVLLCFDISRPETVDSALKKWRTEILDYCPSTRVLLIGCKTDLRTDLSTLMELSHQKQAPISYEQGCAIAKQLGAEIYLEGSAFTSEKSIHSIFRTASMVCLNKPSPMPPKSPVRSLSKRLLHLPSRSELISSTFKKEKAKSCSIM from the exons ATGAAGGAAAGACGGGCCCCCCAGCCAGTCGTGGCCAGATGTAAGCTCGTTCTGGTGGGAGACGTGCAGTGCGGGAAGACAGCAATGTTACAGGTGTTAGCCAAGGACTGCTATCCCGAG ACATATGTGCCCACTGTGTTTGAGAATTACACAGCCTGCttggagacagaggaacagagggTAGAGCTTAGTCTCTGGGACACCTCAG GATCTCCTTACTATGACAATGTCCGTCCACTCTGCTACAGCGACTCCGATGCAGTATTACTGTGCTTTGACATCAGCCGTCCAGAGACAGTGGATAGTGCACTCAAGAAG TGGAGGACGGAAATTCTAGATTATTGTCCCAGCACCCGTGTTTTGCTTATTGGGTGCAAGACAGACTTGCGAACAGACCTGAGTACTCTGATGGAGCTGTCCCACCAGAAGCAGGCACCCATCTCATATGAGCAG GGCTGTGCAATAGCCAAGCAGCTGGGTGCGGAAATCTACCTGGAAGGCTCAGCTTTCACCTCAGAAAAGAGTATCCACAGCATCTTCCGGACGGCGTCCATGGTGTGTCTGAACAAGCCCAGCCCAATGCCCCCAAAGAGCCCTGTCCGAAGCCTCTCCAAGCGACTGCTCCACCTCCCCAGTCGATCTGAACTCATCTCTTCTACCTTCAAGAAGGAAAAGGCCAAAAGCTGTTCCATTATGTGA